TAGACGAAGCAAAGGATGTTCTCACTGTTCAACCGGATGATTATGAGGAACTCGAACTGACTGATGAGGAAGCTCGGATTTATGAAGTGGCTAAAGTGGATGATCGCAAACTATTTATTATAAAGGACCTTACGTTGTTCTTAACGGAGTTAGACATGGACGCGATTGAACGATTGAGAGAAGTGGTGTAGCCTCTAGCTGGGTAAACACCTAGCATGACAAACCTGATATCAGCGCTACAATTTAGTTTTGTATGACAAATAAGCACCTGTGGCTCACAGGTGCTTATACGCTTCTTATGCAGATCTTCTATACAGAGGTTGCACCGCATCCTCCGCGTTCTCCTATTCAAAAGGGTACTCATATATGTCTTCATAACGCTTGAGATAGTAAAGCACACGCGCTGCATAATGTCTTGTTTCCCCAAATGGAATTTGATCTAGGCGGTACTCGGACCCATCCCAAATGCCATCATCTAGCCAACGATCGACATGGCCTTGCCCCGCATTATAAGCCGCTACGGCTTTTACCATATCGCCATCATATTTTTCTAAAAGATAAGAGATATACCAAGTGCCTAACAGTATGTTAGACCTCGCATTGAGACGATACGCTTCAGGGGATTTGTTAAGACCGCTTTCTTCATTTGCCCAATCAGCTGTATCAGGCATTAACTGCATAAGGCCTGTCGCTCCCTTCGAGGATAAACGGTCTTGCCTGAAATTACTCTCCGTTTGAACAATAGCGAGGACGAGATACGGATTAACATCAAAATACTCTGCTGCCTCCTGTACTTCTTCTTGATAGGCGATTGGATACATCGTTTTCCAAAAGAAATCGGAATTTAATATTAAGAATAGCATAAATAGCGATATGATATAGATCCATTGTTTACGATTTAGTCTCATCGTTGTTCACGTATCCCCACGTCTGTAATATTTTTAAAAGCTGTGTTTTTGTTTCCTCTCTGGTGCCACTATTATCTATGTAAGCATGTCCTTTGTCCTTTTTTTCCTCAATAGACATTTGACTTTCCATTTTTGCTAAGGCTGTATGCTCATCTATCTCATCACGTTGCATAAGTCTTTGCTTCTGAATGTCCTCAGGCACATATACTACTAGAATCTTTTCTACCAAGTAGGTAAGTTCACTTTCAAATAAAAGGGGGATGTCTAAAACAATCAAGTCTTCGTCCCTCTCTTGGGCTTGTCGCTTTCGTTCGGTCATTCGTTCACGTATGGCTGGATGGATAATCCCATTTAGAGCTGAGCGTTTTTGGGCATCATGAAAGATCATACTTCCCAACTTTTCTCGGTCCAAATGGCCATTACGTTGTATGACTTCTATACCAAACTGGTCTACGATGGCTTCTAAAGTCGGCTCCCCAGGTTTCACCACTTCTCTGGCAATTTGGTCAGCGTCTATCACAACGGCCCCGAGTTCGCTTAACATACTCGAGACCGTTGATTTACCACTTGCAATTCCGCCTGTCAATCCAATGACCATACGCATCCTCCATCAAAAAATCTTAATTAGTCCAAATAGTATGAGTATCACACCTGGAATGTAGCTGAGTTTAGCCATCCATTCCCTCGTTGAAAAAGCGGCACCTACCCTTAAACCAAGGTATACAAATGAGCTACTCATTGTGGCCATAATCAAAGCTGTGGCCAAAGGGGAATAGCCTAGTAAAGCAGCACCGATGCCTGCACCGAAAGCGTCTAAACTCAAAGCGATGCCTAAGACGAAGGCTTCTACCCCAGAAATTACGCCAGAACGATCAATATCGGCCATCATCGGTTTTCGAAGCACATGAATCACAATACCGAGCTTTTTAATTTCAATCGTCCATACTTTACTGACTTCTTGTGCTACAGTAGCTTCATTGTTGCCAGAATGATCTTTAGCATCAGACCGAGCATCAGTAGATTCTTTACTCGGTTTAGATATATTATACAGCGCCCATATGCCAATCATCACTAAAATGAATCCACCGATCATCTCTGCTACTTGTGGAGAGATCATATAGCTCATCCCTTGCCCCATAGCCATCGCAAGAACGATCGATGTGCCGGAGCAAATAGCAATAATGAATATAGATTTTAGCGGAATGGTCACTCTTCTTAACCCATATGTGATGCCGACGCCAAAGCTATCTAGGCTAACGGCGAACGATAACACGAGTAAGGAAGCGATTTGTATCACTTACGGTTCCTCCTCCACATCTGATCAGAGCTTTTCTCTACTCTTCTTTTATGATATGGGCGAAGGACTATATTGTGACTTACATATTATCCTTTCATCTTTGGCTTTGAGTCACTGCGACCTACCCTGACGCTATAAACGCTGGCAGTTTGGGCAGTAGTGTGTCGAGCGTCCCCCCACAATGATTCTTTCAATAGGGGTTCCACAATTGAAGCAAGGTTCTCCTTTCCTAGCGTATAGCTTAAGCATACGTTTGAATTCACCCTTGACGCCTTCACCGTAAGTAAAATCTCTAAAGCTATTGCCACCTAATGTGATGGAATGTTGTATGACCTCTAATATACGACGGTAAATGCCTTCTTGTTCTCTTGGGGTTAAGGTATGCGATAACCGCTGAGGATGAACCCCCTGTTCGCCATCAAACCAGAGGACTTCATCACATATATAATTGCCTAAACCAGTAAAGACAGACTGATCAAGTAACAAGGCTTTTATGTGGCGCTTTCTAGAGCTTAATCGTTCCTGTAAAGCTTCTAAAGTAAAAGCGTCTGACAATGGGTCAATCCCCGCATGATATAGTCCCTTAATCTGCTGATACTCACCCTTAGGAACGAGGAAAATATCGCCAAACTTGCGTACGTCAATGTATGCTAGTCCCTCTTCCTCTTTTTCTAAGTGAAAAAAAAGGTGAAGATGTTTTTGCTCTCTTTCCTCTGGCTTAATCATCTGAAACTTTCCCGTCATGCGAAAATGTACAACGAGCTCATAATGCTCGCCGACTTCTATACGTAAATATTTACCCGTTCGTCTGATACGTCCAAATGTCTGACCTTTTATCAGCGTTTTAAACTCTTCTTTGTCATCGGGGTAATTAATGATACGCGGCCAGTAAATATCACAATCTGTAATCGTTTTGCCCTCAATTTCTGGGGCTAGTGTTCTGGCTACAACTTCAACTTCTGGTAACTCTGGCACTGTATTTCTTCCCTTCTGTTATTTAGCGTCATACCATGTGTTTCCAACACTGACGTCCACTTTTAACGGTACACTTAAAGACATGGCAGATTCCATGACCTCAGTGACGAGTGCCTTCATCTGCTCCTCTTCCTCTTTCGGTACGTCAAAGATCAGTTCATCGTGAACTTGTAGGAGTAATTTTGATTTGAGATTGTTTTCTTTCAACTGTTGGTCCATATGAACCATCGCCTTTTTAATGATGTCGGCTGCTGTGCCTTGGATGGGTGTATTCATGGCCGTTCTTTCTGCAAAACTACGCCTATTGAAATTACGGTTATTAATTTCGGGTAGGTATCGTCTACGGTGTAACAACGTGGTCACATACCCGTCTTTCTTCGCTTGTTGCACGACGTCTTCCATAAACTGTTTAACGCCTGGATATGATTCGAAGTATCGGTCAATGAATTGTCCTGCTTCTTTTCTCGTGATGTTGAGGTTTTGAGAGAGGCCATAATCACTGATACCGTATACGATACCGAAATTGACAGCTTTAGCTGTTCTACGCATAAGGGATGTGACTTCATCTTCACTCACATGGAAGACATCAACGGCCGTTTTCGTGTGAATATCCATTTCTTCGTTGAACGCTTTGATCAATTCATTATCTCCACAAATGTGGGCTAGAACCCGTAATTCTATCTGTGAATAGTCTGCTGCAAGAATCACGGCATTGTCACGGGTTGGGACGAAGGCCTTTCTTATTTTTCTCCCTTCCTCTAAACGTATTGGTATATTTTGTAAGTTAGGATCGGTAGAACTGAGTCGGCCCGTCGCGGCAATCGTTTGTTGGAAATTGGTGTGCACTTTTTTCGTGTCTTCATGGACCACTTTTAGTAATCCTTCAATATAGGTAGAGTGTAACTTCCCTAGCTGACGATAATG
This is a stretch of genomic DNA from Caldalkalibacillus salinus. It encodes these proteins:
- a CDS encoding lytic transglycosylase domain-containing protein, which encodes MRLNRKQWIYIISLFMLFLILNSDFFWKTMYPIAYQEEVQEAAEYFDVNPYLVLAIVQTESNFRQDRLSSKGATGLMQLMPDTADWANEESGLNKSPEAYRLNARSNILLGTWYISYLLEKYDGDMVKAVAAYNAGQGHVDRWLDDGIWDGSEYRLDQIPFGETRHYAARVLYYLKRYEDIYEYPFE
- the ytaF gene encoding sporulation membrane protein YtaF — protein: MIQIASLLVLSFAVSLDSFGVGITYGLRRVTIPLKSIFIIAICSGTSIVLAMAMGQGMSYMISPQVAEMIGGFILVMIGIWALYNISKPSKESTDARSDAKDHSGNNEATVAQEVSKVWTIEIKKLGIVIHVLRKPMMADIDRSGVISGVEAFVLGIALSLDAFGAGIGAALLGYSPLATALIMATMSSSFVYLGLRVGAAFSTREWMAKLSYIPGVILILFGLIKIF
- the coaE gene encoding dephospho-CoA kinase (Dephospho-CoA kinase (CoaE) performs the final step in coenzyme A biosynthesis.); the encoded protein is MRMVIGLTGGIASGKSTVSSMLSELGAVVIDADQIAREVVKPGEPTLEAIVDQFGIEVIQRNGHLDREKLGSMIFHDAQKRSALNGIIHPAIRERMTERKRQAQERDEDLIVLDIPLLFESELTYLVEKILVVYVPEDIQKQRLMQRDEIDEHTALAKMESQMSIEEKKDKGHAYIDNSGTREETKTQLLKILQTWGYVNNDETKS
- the mutM gene encoding DNA-formamidopyrimidine glycosylase codes for the protein MPELPEVEVVARTLAPEIEGKTITDCDIYWPRIINYPDDKEEFKTLIKGQTFGRIRRTGKYLRIEVGEHYELVVHFRMTGKFQMIKPEEREQKHLHLFFHLEKEEEGLAYIDVRKFGDIFLVPKGEYQQIKGLYHAGIDPLSDAFTLEALQERLSSRKRHIKALLLDQSVFTGLGNYICDEVLWFDGEQGVHPQRLSHTLTPREQEGIYRRILEVIQHSITLGGNSFRDFTYGEGVKGEFKRMLKLYARKGEPCFNCGTPIERIIVGGRSTHYCPNCQRL